One Cucurbita pepo subsp. pepo cultivar mu-cu-16 chromosome LG07, ASM280686v2, whole genome shotgun sequence genomic region harbors:
- the LOC111798391 gene encoding uncharacterized protein LOC111798391 produces MNNPRVSASSTKPDLESLALHDAYEEQDEEFSFVCANPNDSPISADDAFFNGQIRPVYPLFDRSLLFVDGQDSETPDNPPLLRPPLRKLFVEKQSESDTELEGVVEGTYCEWSPTTAELGKKSNSTGFSKLWRFREFMTMRRSSSDGKDAFVFLSNPNPTTPKSPQNKLQPQPQSDSRTSTSAPKLNRLKAQTASSAHEIHYVRSRAQKQVDKRRSYLPYRQDLLGFFTSVNGFSKNVHPF; encoded by the coding sequence ATGAACAACCCCCGCGTCTCTGCTAGTTCCACCAAACCGGACCTCGAATCCTTGGCTTTACACGATGCCTATGAGGAACAAGATGAAGAGTTCTCCTTTGTGTGCGCCAACCCAAATGATTCCCCAATTAGCGCCGACGATGCCTTCTTTAACGGCCAGATCCGCCCCGTCTACCCACTCTTCGACAGAAGCCTCCTGTTCGTGGACGGGCAGGATTCCGAAACACCCGATAACCCTCCATTGCTTCGCCCGCCCTTGAGGAAGTTGTTCGTGGAAAAGCAATCGGAGTCGGATACGGAGCTGGAGGGAGTTGTTGAAGGCACCTACTGTGAGTGGTCTCCGACGACGGCGGAGCTCGGCAAGAAGAGCAACTCCACAGGCTTCTCCAAGCTCTGGAGATTCCGGGAATTTATGACGATGCGCCGAAGCAGCAGCGATGGCAAGGACGCCTTCGTTTTCTTGAGCAATCCCAATCCCACCACCCCAAAGTCCCCCCAAAACAAGCTACAACCTCAACCTCAATCGGATTCCAGAACCTCCACCTCCGCTCCAAAGCTCAACCGCCTCAAAGCCCAAACAGCATCCTCTGCCCACGAGATACACTACGTTAGAAGCAGAGCCCAGAAGCAAGTCGACAAACGCAGGTCCTATCTTCCCTACCGCCAGGATTTGCTTGGCTTCTTCACCAGCGTCAATGGATTCAGCAAAaatgttcatcctttctga
- the LOC111798997 gene encoding probable inactive poly [ADP-ribose] polymerase SRO2, protein MEQSNVEEGIFTTIEDYERLGSGNHGDEYDSLSSNRFRLLQGSGMRMLEEKGLEHETVAKCFVSGLGSIGRDAQVVAVHKNWSSDSGKVGREEAFRIFSDAVATKCGGDANIKFGWYGAPVDDICQIVSHGFSRFNHKDMRSESLHGVGVSLCAARFSIDCVSSSAVDQNGLQHALLCRVILGKVEAIPAGSKQFYPSSSAFDTGVDSLFAPRKYIVWDAFMNSHIQPTYVVSFKAPQPKGAQMNMKSVNMVKPRSAWVSFPTLMLTLSRFLDPRKMSLIHKWHEDFIRNKIPRPQLINKVRHIAGDELLIAVIKNQRRKEVMQVA, encoded by the exons ATGGAACAATCCAATGTTGAAGAGGGAATCTTCACAACCATTGAAGATTACGAGAGGTTAGGCTCTGGGAATCATGGCGACGAATACGATTCGTTGAGTTCAAACCGATTTAGGCTTCTCCAAGGGAGCGGAATGAGGATGCTCGAAGAGAAGGGCCTGGAGCACGAAACTGTAGCGAAGTGCTTCGTTTCGGGTCTTGGTAGCATAGGGAGGGATGCACAAGTTGTGGCGGTTCATAAGAATTGGAGTTCGGATTCGGGGAAAGTGGGGAGGGAGGAAGCTTTTAGAATATTCTCGGATGCGGTGGCCACCAAATGCGGAGGAGATGCTAATATCAAGTTTGGTTGGTACGGTGCTCCAGTGGATGACATCTGCCAGATCGTGTCTCACGGTTTCAGTCGTTTCAATCATAAAGATATGCGCTCTGAATCATTGCACGGCGTGGGCGTCTCTTTGTGTGCCGCTAGATTTTCGATTGACTG TGTCTCGTCTTCGGCCGTCGACCAAAATGGACTACAACACGCGTTATTATGCAGAGTAATATTGGGGAAAGTGGAGGCTATTCCCGCAGGATCTAAGCAATTTTATCCAAGTTCCAGCGCATTCGATACGGGCGTAGACAGCTTGTTCGCACCCAGAAAATACATCGTTTGGGATGCTTTCATGAATTCTCACATACAGCCCACTTACGTAGTAAGCTTCAAGGCCCCTCAGCCAAAGG GTGCCCAAATGAATATGAAGTCGGTAAATATGGTGAAGCCGAGGTCGGCATGGGTGAGTTTTCCTACGCTGATGCTTACACTTTCGAGGTTCTTGGATCCTAGGAAGATGAGTTTGATACACAAATGGCACGAGGATTTTATT AGAAACAAGATTCCGCGCCCACAACTGATCAACAAAGTGAGGCACATTGCTGGAGACGAGCTGTTAATTGCTGTAATTAAAAATCAGAGGAGAAAGGAGGTGATGCAAGTGGCGTAG
- the LOC111798998 gene encoding uncharacterized protein LOC111798998, whose protein sequence is MTKTSIDVSKNERNDVLEAFNPAISKFLAQLSQKVQNSIKPQLKGLASDGQKLTSMNPSTKGEKKGSSSSWEFDVEKQLQAWRENPSWTDKPPQIKVSVPKDTLSKLDVKVDVGLPPDAVYNIVTDPDNKRVFKNIKEVISRRVLIDEGSRQVVELEQAALWRFLWWSGTIAVHVLVDQNRADHSMKFKQLKAGFMKRFEGRWRVEPLFVDEGMCIPTKPKNLEDYNACTKGKGRIGSRVSLEQLIEPAIVPPPPISWYLRGITTRTTEMLILDLLAEAERIRGDVKDEVTNEELQISQRICDSNSLDSVLDIKQRWAIHRRNAKQRGRTRSFLAAK, encoded by the exons ATGACCAAAACAAGTATAGACGTCTCCAAGAATGAGCGAAATGATGTTCTGGAAGCTTTTAATCCTGCAATTTCTAAGTTTCTTGCGCAACTTTCTCAGAAGGTTCAAAATTCTATCAAG CCTCAGCTTAAGGGACTAGCAAGTGATGGTCAGAAATTAACGTCAATGAACCCATCCACAAAAGGGGAGAAGAAGGGGTCTTCTTCATCCTGGGAGTTTGATGTGGAGAAGCAGCTTCAGGCATGGAGGGAGAACCCTTCATGGACGGATAAGCCTCCACAAATAAAG GTCAGTGTACCAAAAGATACCCTTAGCAAACTCGATGTAAAGGTTGATGTTGGTTTGCCTCCGGATGCTGTCTATAATATTGTGACAGACCCCGATAACAAGAGAGTTTTCAAGAATATTAAA GAGGTGATATCCAGAAGGGTTTTGATTGATGAAGGATCGAGACAAGTGGTTGAGCTGGAGCAAGCAGCTTTGTGGAGATTTCTTTGGTGGTCAGGGACCATTGCAGTTCACGTTCTAGTAGATCAAAACAGAGCAGATCACTCG ATGAAATTCAAGCAACTGAAGGCTGGATTTATGAAGAGATTTGAAGGCCGGTGGAGAGTAGAGCCTCTATTTGTTGATGAAGGAATGTGCATTCCGACAAAACCAAAGAATTTGGAAGATTATAATGCTTGCACAAAGGGCAAAGGAAGAATCGGGTCAAGGGTGAGCCTGGAACAGCTTATCGAGCCGGCCATTGTTCCCCCGCCGCCCATCTCCTGGTATCTACGTGGAATTACCACGAGGACAACGGAGATGCTCATTCTTGATCTCCTTGCTGAAGCCGAAAGGATAAGGGGAGATGTGAAAGATGAAGTTACAAACGAGGagcttcaaatttctcagAGAATATGTGATAGCAACTCGTTAGATAGCGTTCTTGATATTAAACAAAGATGGGCCATCCATAGGAGAAATGCGAAACAACGTGGTAGGACTAGGAGCTTCCTTGCTGCCAAATGA
- the LOC111798999 gene encoding ADP-ribosylation factor 2-like has translation MGLTFAKLFSRLFAKKEMRILMVGLDAAGKTTILYKLKLGEIVTTIPTIGFNVETVEYKNISFTVWDVGGQDKIRPLWRHYFQNTQGLIFVVDSNDRDRVVEARDELHRMLNEDELRDAVLLVFANKQDLPNAMNAAEITDKLGLHSLRQRHWYIQSTCATSGEGLYEGLDWLSNNIANKA, from the exons ATGGGACTGACCTTCGCAAAACTCTTCAGTCGGCTGTTTGCTAAAAAGGAGATGAGAATTCTGATGGTTGGTCTTGATGCTGCTGGTAAGACGACCATTCTCTATAAACTCAAGCTTGGAGAGATTGTCACAACTATTCCTACCATCG GATTTAACGTGGAGACTGTGGAATACAAGAACATCAGCTTCACTGTTTGGGATGTCGGTGGTCAGGACAAA ATTCGTCCATTGTGGAGGCACTACTTCCAAAACACTCAAGGTCTTATATTTGTGGTGGACAGTAACGATAGAGACCGTGTTGTTGAGGCAAGGGACGAATTGCATAGAATGCTGAATGAG GATGAGCTTCGAGATGCAGTATTACTTGTGTTTGCTAACAAACAAGATCTCCCCAATGCAATGAACGCCGCTGAGATTACTGATAAGCTTGGTCTTCACTCACTTCGGCAGCGCCATTG GTATATCCAGAGCACTTGTGCAACCTCCGGTGAAGGGCTTTATGAGGGATTAGATTGGCTCTCAAACAACATTGCTAACAAG GCATAA
- the LOC111799185 gene encoding uncharacterized protein LOC111799185 isoform X1 — protein MKNRGITFLAVVVLIREVAENLILMHEECVDGNFSSIEMLSQSSLPRVARSHVSQLHFFRNYWRLQRRLNLLVSIMHLKWLLWTALYLLKAMVFISSYTGNMATTVEGHRRFLGNRRTIPPDRQEICKEEEEAFYVNPLPNCLCQREQSNSQTTIEY, from the exons ATGAAAAATAGAG GAATTACATTTTTGGCAGTTGTGGTCCTAATAAG GGAGGTAGCTGAAAATTTGATTCTCATGCATGAGGAGTGTGTGGATGGTAACTTTAGCTCTATCGAAATGTTGAGCCAATCTTCTCTTCCACGAGTTGCTCGTTCTCATGTTAGTCAG TTGCACTTTTTCAGGAACTACTGGCGTCTCCAAAGGAGATTGAACCTTTTGGTATCCATCATGCATCTCAAATGGCTGCTCTGGACTGCATTGTATCTGTTGAAGGCGATGGTATTTATATCCTCATATACTGGAAACATGGCTACAACAGTTGAAGGTCACCGCCGTTTCCTTGGAAATAGGAGGACAATACCACCAGACAG GCAAGAGATCtgcaaggaagaagaagaagctttcTATGTTAATCCTTTGCCCAATTGTTTATGTCAGAGAGAACAATCAAACTCACAAACCACAATTGAATATTAA
- the LOC111799185 gene encoding O-fucosyltransferase 18-like isoform X2, with protein MHEECVDGNFSSIEMLSQSSLPRVARSHVSQLHFFRNYWRLQRRLNLLVSIMHLKWLLWTALYLLKAMVFISSYTGNMATTVEGHRRFLGNRRTIPPDRQEICKEEEEAFYVNPLPNCLCQREQSNSQTTIEY; from the exons ATGCATGAGGAGTGTGTGGATGGTAACTTTAGCTCTATCGAAATGTTGAGCCAATCTTCTCTTCCACGAGTTGCTCGTTCTCATGTTAGTCAG TTGCACTTTTTCAGGAACTACTGGCGTCTCCAAAGGAGATTGAACCTTTTGGTATCCATCATGCATCTCAAATGGCTGCTCTGGACTGCATTGTATCTGTTGAAGGCGATGGTATTTATATCCTCATATACTGGAAACATGGCTACAACAGTTGAAGGTCACCGCCGTTTCCTTGGAAATAGGAGGACAATACCACCAGACAG GCAAGAGATCtgcaaggaagaagaagaagctttcTATGTTAATCCTTTGCCCAATTGTTTATGTCAGAGAGAACAATCAAACTCACAAACCACAATTGAATATTAA